From the genome of Paraburkholderia aromaticivorans, one region includes:
- the tsaE gene encoding tRNA (adenosine(37)-N6)-threonylcarbamoyltransferase complex ATPase subunit type 1 TsaE, whose protein sequence is MPVNPDLAIQPPANILLERTFALADEAATLAFGERFAKAIESVREASRHAPGVQDHTAFHGLQVQLVGDLGAGKTTLVRATLRGLGHTGRVRSPTYTLVEPYVLERPAGELALYHFDLYRFTDPAEWADAGFREYFDSGAVCLVEWPQRAGCLLGVPDLVFSLDLDNENPGDGRVLVARAYSEPGKACLERC, encoded by the coding sequence ATGCCTGTCAATCCCGATCTCGCGATCCAACCGCCCGCCAATATCCTGCTCGAACGCACCTTCGCGCTCGCGGACGAGGCTGCCACGCTCGCCTTCGGCGAGCGCTTCGCGAAGGCGATCGAAAGCGTACGCGAGGCCTCGCGGCATGCGCCGGGCGTTCAGGACCACACGGCATTCCACGGACTGCAAGTGCAGCTCGTCGGCGACCTCGGTGCCGGCAAAACCACGCTCGTGCGCGCCACCTTGCGCGGCCTCGGCCACACCGGCCGCGTGCGCAGTCCCACTTACACACTCGTCGAACCCTACGTGCTCGAACGGCCCGCCGGGGAACTCGCGCTCTATCACTTCGATCTGTATAGATTCACTGATCCGGCCGAATGGGCCGACGCGGGCTTTCGCGAGTACTTCGACAGCGGCGCCGTCTGCCTCGTCGAATGGCCGCAACGCGCGGGGTGTCTCCTGGGCGTGCCGGATCTCGTCTTCTCGCTCGACCTCGACAACGAGAACCCGGGCGACGGCCGTGTCCTCGTCGCACGGGCATACAGCGAACCAGGAAAGGCATGTCTCGAAAGATGTTGA
- the queG gene encoding tRNA epoxyqueuosine(34) reductase QueG produces the protein MNRSPESPVSCTPASDDDARAERHFDETALNALALNIKAWGRELGFGAIGISDTDLSAAEAPLAAWLEAGCHGEMDYMAKHGMKRARPAELVAGTRRVITARIAYLPALTLNGKAPESALQDGAPTQDWRAAEHARLADPSAAVVSVYARGRDYHKVMRNRLQQLAEKIEAAIGAFGYRVFTDSAPVLEVELAQKAGIGWRGKHTLLLQRDAGSLFFLGEIYVDVPLPTDADTLPEVAPETPGSHCGSCTRCIGACPTGAIVAPYKVDARLCISYLTIELKGSIPLDMRPLIGNRVYGCDDCQLVCPWNKFAQAAPVADFDVRHGLDRASLVELFSWSADEFDTRMQGSAIRRIGYESWLRNLAVGMGNALRASPDSLSGTAREAIVHALRARAGDASPVVREHVEWALEAA, from the coding sequence ATGAACCGAAGTCCGGAGTCCCCTGTTTCCTGCACGCCTGCGTCTGACGACGATGCGCGAGCCGAGCGTCATTTCGATGAAACGGCGCTGAATGCGCTCGCGCTGAACATCAAAGCATGGGGCCGTGAACTGGGTTTCGGAGCGATCGGCATTAGCGACACCGATCTTTCCGCCGCCGAAGCGCCGCTTGCAGCCTGGCTGGAAGCGGGTTGCCACGGCGAGATGGATTATATGGCGAAACACGGCATGAAACGCGCGCGGCCCGCCGAGCTTGTGGCCGGCACGCGACGTGTGATCACCGCGCGCATCGCGTATCTGCCCGCTTTGACGCTGAATGGAAAGGCGCCCGAAAGCGCGTTGCAGGACGGCGCACCGACGCAGGACTGGCGCGCCGCCGAGCATGCGCGGCTCGCGGATCCGTCGGCGGCGGTGGTGTCGGTCTATGCGCGCGGCCGCGATTATCACAAGGTCATGCGCAACCGTCTGCAGCAGCTGGCCGAAAAAATCGAGGCGGCGATCGGCGCGTTCGGCTACCGCGTATTTACCGATTCGGCGCCCGTGCTGGAGGTGGAACTTGCCCAGAAGGCTGGTATCGGCTGGCGCGGCAAGCACACGCTGCTGTTGCAACGCGACGCCGGGTCGCTGTTTTTCCTCGGCGAAATCTATGTCGACGTGCCGTTGCCGACCGATGCCGACACCTTGCCCGAGGTCGCGCCCGAAACGCCGGGCTCGCATTGCGGCAGTTGCACACGCTGCATCGGCGCCTGTCCGACCGGCGCGATCGTCGCGCCGTACAAGGTCGATGCGCGCCTGTGCATCTCCTATCTCACGATCGAGTTGAAGGGCAGCATTCCGCTGGACATGCGGCCGCTCATCGGCAACCGTGTGTACGGCTGCGACGATTGTCAGCTCGTGTGTCCATGGAACAAGTTCGCGCAGGCCGCGCCGGTCGCCGATTTCGACGTGCGGCATGGGCTCGATCGCGCCTCGCTCGTCGAGCTTTTCTCGTGGAGCGCGGACGAATTCGATACGCGCATGCAAGGCAGTGCGATTCGCCGGATCGGTTACGAGAGCTGGCTGCGCAATCTCGCGGTGGGCATGGGCAACGCGCTGCGTGCGTCGCCTGACAGCTTGAGCGGGACGGCGCGCGAGGCGATCGTGCACGCGCTGAGAGCGCGCGCCGGCGACGCATCGCCCGTCGTGCGCGAGCATGTGGAATGGGCGTTGGAAGCGGCGTAA
- a CDS encoding methylated-DNA--[protein]-cysteine S-methyltransferase, with protein MFNAVIDAPFGKVGIRLEGEAVREIVYLPDSMQNVAPDTPLARLAAEQIERYFDRASAKFELPLASVGTAFQKRVWQAISDIPPGVVLTYGQLARQLGSAPRAVGQACGANYFPIVIPCHRVVSSSGIGGFANHAEDGFFRNIKRWLLAHEGIPYA; from the coding sequence ATGTTCAACGCAGTGATCGATGCGCCGTTCGGCAAGGTCGGCATTCGTCTCGAAGGCGAGGCCGTGCGCGAGATCGTCTATCTGCCGGATTCCATGCAAAACGTCGCACCCGACACGCCGTTGGCGAGGCTGGCGGCCGAGCAGATCGAGCGATATTTCGATCGTGCGTCGGCGAAATTCGAGTTGCCGCTTGCGTCGGTCGGCACCGCGTTTCAGAAGCGTGTCTGGCAAGCCATCAGCGACATTCCGCCGGGCGTCGTGCTGACCTACGGGCAATTGGCAAGGCAGCTCGGCAGCGCGCCGCGCGCGGTCGGTCAGGCGTGCGGCGCGAATTACTTTCCGATCGTGATTCCCTGTCACCGGGTCGTGAGTTCGAGCGGCATCGGCGGCTTTGCGAATCACGCCGAGGATGGTTTCTTCCGCAACATCAAGCGCTGGCTGCTGGCGCACGAAGGCATTCCCTACGCATGA